The following proteins are encoded in a genomic region of Reichenbachiella sp.:
- a CDS encoding NAD(P)/FAD-dependent oxidoreductase yields MQEDTHIVIIGNGIAGITAARHIRKRADCRITVISGETDYFFSRTALMYVYMGHMKFEHTQPYENWFWKKNKIELINGWVTGVDFDSKSLSIGENQELYYDKLILATGSTPNKFGWPGQDANGVSGLYSKQDLDYIAEQTKTTKQAVIVGGGLIGVELAEMFHSRGVEVTFLVREKNFWDIVLPEEEAKMINQEIIEHHIDLRLETELKEIETDSQNQVTAVITNSGERIDCQFVGLTVGVSPNVSWLKESGLEINRGIMVNEYLETNIPDVYAIGDCAEHQKPLTGRRPVEQVWYTGRMMGETLARTITEEKTAYKPGVWFNSAKFFNIEYQTYGQVKPQLEAGEEQFVWQSADHKKLLRVVFDEKSMAVLGVNVFGIRMRHEVWDDWIVNQKKINFVMEHLDQANFDPEFYKTHEYDIRDQFNQEFDFMTIKNTKPSLFKRLFA; encoded by the coding sequence ATGCAAGAGGACACACATATTGTTATTATAGGGAATGGCATCGCTGGTATAACCGCGGCACGGCATATTAGAAAACGAGCTGATTGCCGAATAACGGTGATTTCAGGAGAGACTGACTATTTCTTTTCAAGAACTGCGCTCATGTATGTTTATATGGGTCACATGAAGTTTGAGCATACACAACCCTACGAAAACTGGTTTTGGAAGAAAAATAAGATTGAACTGATCAATGGTTGGGTGACAGGCGTTGACTTTGATTCAAAATCTTTAAGCATTGGAGAGAATCAAGAATTGTACTATGATAAACTAATCTTGGCTACTGGGTCGACACCAAATAAATTCGGTTGGCCAGGGCAGGATGCAAACGGAGTGAGTGGTTTGTACAGCAAACAAGATTTAGACTACATAGCAGAGCAAACAAAAACAACTAAACAGGCGGTCATAGTTGGAGGAGGGCTGATAGGTGTTGAATTAGCTGAAATGTTTCATTCCAGAGGCGTAGAAGTAACTTTTTTGGTGAGAGAGAAGAATTTTTGGGATATCGTCTTGCCCGAAGAGGAAGCTAAAATGATCAATCAGGAAATCATTGAGCATCACATTGACCTACGCTTGGAAACTGAGCTCAAGGAGATTGAAACGGATAGTCAAAATCAAGTGACTGCTGTTATTACCAATAGTGGAGAAAGGATAGATTGTCAATTTGTAGGGCTCACCGTTGGTGTTTCGCCTAATGTCAGTTGGCTGAAAGAGTCTGGTTTAGAGATAAACCGGGGCATCATGGTCAATGAATATTTGGAAACAAACATCCCTGATGTGTATGCAATTGGTGATTGTGCCGAACATCAAAAACCACTAACCGGTCGGCGACCTGTCGAGCAGGTGTGGTATACTGGCCGCATGATGGGAGAGACGCTGGCTCGAACAATCACAGAAGAGAAGACTGCTTATAAACCGGGAGTATGGTTCAACTCAGCCAAGTTCTTCAATATTGAATATCAAACGTACGGTCAGGTAAAACCTCAATTAGAAGCTGGCGAAGAGCAATTCGTTTGGCAGTCTGCAGATCATAAGAAATTGTTGCGAGTGGTGTTCGATGAGAAATCTATGGCGGTTTTGGGTGTCAACGTATTTGGAATTAGAATGCGACATGAGGTTTGGGATGACTGGATAGTCAATCAAAAGAAGATCAATTTTGTGATGGAGCATCTCGATCAAGCCAATTTCGACCCTGAGTTTTACAAAACCCATGAATATGATATCCGGGATCAATTCAATCAAGAATTTGATTTTATGACCATCAAAAACACAAAACCTTCCTTATTTAAAAGGCTATTCGCATGA